The region CGTCCGGATCGTCGGACTGTCCCAGCAGCTCAACCGCGTTAAGGCGTACTTCCGCCTGCGGGCTAGCCAGCTGAAGGTTTGCCAGCGCCAGCATGAGCGACTGCCGGGTGACATCGTCCGTTTCGCTATTGGCCCGCTGTTGCAGAAACCCGAGCATATCCGGCTGGGCGTCACGCTGAAGCTGTCGTGCGGCATTGCGCCTTTCGGTGACACTGTCACTGACAAGCTGATGCGTCGCCAGCGCCGTGACCGTTAACACGCGCAGCCGGTTGGTCAGCCGCACGGCTTTGGTCGCTCCTTCAGCGCGTTTTGCCGCGCCCAGGGCAACCATTTGGCCGTCGATGCGGGTAAATGCCTGTTTCTGGCTGTCGGTGTAGAGGTTTTCCTGTTGCAGCGCCTTAAGCAGCGGCAAACGTGCGGGTTCCGGCGTGGCTGCCCACCGGGTGAGCATGGCGGTCTGCTGACTGCGGGTGGCGGCAACGAAATCATCGGCATCCGATGCCTGCGCCATCCCTGGCAGCAGTCCGGTAAGCCACACAATCGCAATAATCATGCGCATGGCGTTCATGACGTCTCTCCCTGGTGTGGCGGCTTAGTTGCTGGCAGTTTTCATCGGCTGGTCAGGCTTTTTGTCATTCCCGGCGATAAACGGGCTCCACGGCTGAGCGCGTACCGGCTGTTCGGTCTGCCAGACGACGTTGAACTGGCCGTTGCCTTCAATTTCACCAATCATGACGGGCTTATGCAGGTGGTGGTTGGTGGCATCCATGGTCAGCGTAAAGCCGGACGGCGCGTTGAACGACTGGCCCGCCATTGCCGCGCGCACTTTGTCCACGTCGGTCGTCCCGGCTTTTTCAACTGCCTGCGCCCACATATGAAGGCCAACGTAGGTCGCTTCCATCGGATCGTTGGTCACGACGGTATCGGCATTCGGCAGCTTATGGGCTTTCGCGTAAGCTCTGTAGGCCGCGACAAAAGTCTGGTTGGTCGGGTTATCAACGGATTCGAAGTAGTTCCACGCCGCCAGGTTACCCACCAGCGGTTTGGTATCAATGCCGCGCAGTTCTTCCTCGCCCACCGAGAACGCCACCACCGGTACGTCCGTGGCTTTCAGCCCCTGGTTCGCCAGCTCTTTATAGAAAGGCACGTTGGAATCACCGTTGATGGTGGAGACCACCGCCGTTTTACCGCCTGTGGAGAATTTCTTGATATTGGCAACAATGGTCTGGTAATCGCTATGACCAAACGGGGTGTAGACCTCTTCAATATCTTTATCCTCCACGCCTTTCGAGTGCAGGAAGGCGCGGAGGATCTTGTTCGTGGTGCGCGGGTAGACGTAGTCCGTTCCCAGCAGGAAGAAGCGTTTCGCGCTGCCGCCGTCTTCACTCATCAGGTACTCCACCGCCGGGATCGCCTGCTGGTTCGGTGCCGCACCGGTATAGAAGACGTTAGGTGACATCTCTTCGCCTTCATACTGCACCGGATAGAACAGCAAACCGTTAAGCTCCTCAAAGACCGGCAGGACCGATTTACGCGATACGGAGGTCCAGCAGCCAAACACCACGGCGACCTTATCCTGGCTCAGAAGCTGGCGGGCTTTTTCGGCAAACAGCGGCCAGTTGGAGGCCGGGTCAACCACCACCGGCTCCAGCTTTTTCCCGAGCACGCCGCCTTTGGCATTGATTTCGTCGATGGTCATCAGGGCGACATCTTTCAGGGGTGTTTCTGAAATGGCCATCGTGCCGGAGAGAGAATGCATAATCCCGACTTTAATGGTCTCGGCGGCCTGGACGCCAAAGCTCATCCCCATGGCGACCACGGAGGCGGACAAGGCGAACGCTTTAATAAAGGTACGACGGTGCATATTTTCACTCCTGAAAAAGAAAGCTGTGCGAAGACGTCCGTTACCGCCCGGACGCAGAAAAAAGTAACGCCAGTTTCAGGAGAGCAAAAAGAGTGCCAGGTTGCAGAAGCAGGATTTTTAAAGGGGATGACGCAAGGAACGGCGGGAAACGACTCAGAATGGTATAGCGCTGCACTGTAATAATGCAGCGCTATGGACAACGTTACCAGACGTCGCTGGCGATTTGCGTGACCAGGCGAACTTTATCCCACTGCTGGGCTTCGCTCAGGCTGTTACCCTCTTCCGTGGAGGCAAATCCGCACTGCGGGCTAAGGCAAATCTGCTCTTTCGCTACGTATTGTGCGGCTTCTTCCAGACGCGCTTTCACCCCTTCCGGGTTCTCCAGTTCGCCGTGCTTGGTCGTGATCAGCCCCAGAACCACCTGCTGTTTACCCGGGCGGATAAAACGCAGTGGCGCGAAGTCGCCGCTACGGTCGTTGTCATACTCAAGGAAGAACGCGTCGACGTTCACCGTGCCGAACAGCACCTCCGCCACCGGCTCATAGCCGCCTTCGGAAATCCAGGTTGAGCGGAAGTTGCCGCGGCAGACGTGCAGCCCGATGGTCAGGTCATCCGGTTTGCCTTCCAGCGCTTTATTCAGCACCCGGGCATAGATGCGGGCAAGTTCGTCTGCATCATCACCGCGCTCGCGGATCTGGCGGCGCTGGTCATCCGAACAAAGATAGGCCCAGACGGTGTCATCCAGTTGCAGATAGCGGCAGCCCGCGTCGTAAAATGCCCGAATGGCATCGCGCCAGGTGGTCGCCAGATCGTCAAAGTAGACGTCCAGATCCGGGTAGACCGTGGCATCAATATCCTTGCGCCCACCGCGGAAGTGCAGCACGCTCGGGCTAGGAATGGTCATCTTCGGCTGTGCGTTACCGCTGATGCTTTTGAGGTAGCGGAAATCGTCCAGCATAGGATGATCGCCGAAGCCCAGTTTGCCCGTTACGCGCACGCCGTGGGCTTTGGTCTGCACCCCGTTGAACTGAATGCCCTGCTGGGAATCATAACGCTCCACGCCCTGTAGCCCGTCGAAGAAGTCAAAGTGCCACCAGGCGCGGCGGAATTCACCGTCCGTCACCACATGCAGGCCGCAGGCGCACTGCTGCTCGACAACATGGCGAATGGCCTCGTCCTCGACCGCGCGAAGCTGCCCGGCATCGATCTCACCGCGGGCAAATTGCAGACGGGCCTGTTTAATGGCATCCGGGCGTAAAAAACTGCCGACTACATCGGCGCGGTACGGGGCGTGGTGTCGCTGCATGGAAATCTCCTCTGTCTGTCGGCGTTAATTGCCCACAGTGATAATTCATCTCTTGAAGTTTTAGACTTCTGGATGTCTAAACGTCCTGAAAAGATGTCATACCGGCCCCCTGCCGACAAACGAGAAAATTTCATCTGTGTTGAAATAAATTCATGTTCACAGGGCGGATGATGCGGAACCTGCAAAGGCGAACTCCTCATCTTCCCAGCCGGTCATGCCCCCGAGCATAATTTTGACCGGCAGACCCAGACGCGCCAGCTTCAGCGCCGCCCGGTCCGCCCCGTTGCAGTGCGGGCCTGCACAATAGACGACAAACAATGTCTCTTCCGGCCACGCTTTCATCCGCTCTGCGGTGATCTGGCTCCAGGGCAAATGCAGCGCCCCGGGCAGGTGCCGCCGGGCAAAATGCTCAGGTTTTCCGACCACGTGCAGCAGAACAAAGTCCTGCTCACCGCTGGACACGGCGTGATGCACATCGGCGCAGTCCGTCTCAACGCTCAGACGACGCAGAAAATGTCCCACGGCTTCCTGCGGCTCAGCAGCCGGAAATTCAGTAACATAGCTCATGAATCTTCCTCATTTGGGGTGTTTGTGTTAACACTACTCTATCCCTTAATTCAGCCCATGAATGCGTCCGCCTATGCCAGAAAACAGCAAAAAGATGACAAACTTAAGTCATCCCTCTCCGCGCGCCGTCGTGCTGGCCTATGACGGTTTATGTACCTTTGAGTTTGGTGTGGCGGTAGAAATCTTTGGCCTGCCGCGCCCGGAAATGGGCGAGGAGTGGTATCAGTTCGCCGTGGCGAGCGTGGATGACGGCGAACTCCGGGCAACGGGCGGGATCCGGATTATTGCCGATGGCGATCTGCGTCTGCTGGAGACGGCGGATGTGGTGATTGTTCCCGGCTGGCGAGGGCTGGACGAACCCGTACCCGAGGCGCTCTGCCAGGCGCTCCGCGCGGCGCATGCGCGCGGTTGCCAGCTACTCTCGATCTGTTCTGGCGTTTTTGTTCTGGCGGCATCAGGTCTGCTTAATGGCCGGAAGGCAACCACCCACTGGCGCTACACGCAAGCCCTGAAAACACGCTATCCCGCCATTACCGTGGTCGAAGATGTCCTGTATCAGGACGAGGGCGATATTCTCACTTCCGCAGGCAGCGCCGCGGGGATTGATCTGTGCCTGCACGTGGTGCGACGGAATTACGGTATGGAGGCGGCAAACCGCGTGGCGCGTCGACTGGTGATCCCGCCCCATCGGGACGGCTCGCAAACCCAGCAACTTAGCCGACCGGTGGCCCAGTTGCGGGAGAGCCAGCGTTTGGGCCAGCTGTTTGACTATCTTCACCAGCATCTGGCTGTTTCCCATACCGTCGAATCGCTGGCCCTGCGGGTTGGTATGAGTCAGCGCACCTTTCTACGTCGTTTCCAGGACGCAACCGGAACAACGCCCGCGCGCTGGTTATTGACTGCGCGATTGCAGCGGGTAAAAGATTATCTCGAAAACAGTCGACTCAGTATCGACAATATTGCGGAACAAACCGGATTTGGGCAAAGCGCCACGCTGCGCCACCATTTCCGGCAGCAATTTGCGCTTTCGCCCGCGCAATATCGCAAAAAATTTTTGCAGCCGGGATGATAAACAGACAAAAAAAAACCGCCATAATCTGGCGGTAAATGCTTGCATGGATAGATTTGTATTTTGGTATCTACGCTCCGGTATTCCATACCGGAATGCGGATCACCTGCAATCTATCACTGTGAGCCTCAACGAAGCATAAACGAATCGATTAACCCGCTTTGGTATTAATTTGCAGATAACGCATCAGCCCCTGCTCTGCGCTCTGGCGGGCATCATCATTAATCGCTTCGAGATAAAATGCGCGAGAGACCCCATACGGCGCCTGCTCTGAAGGATAAACGGCGAACTGGAAGGTCTTACCCCTCGCCTTATTGGTACAGCCCAGTTCCCAACGATCTTCACTGACCTGGGTGCTATTACATTCGACACGTCCGTAATCGCTGGTTAAATACGATCCGACACGGCTTTTTGCTGACTGAATATATTCTGGTTCTTCATTTGAATAGATGCTGGCCGCAGCACCTGCCGCAACCACTACGCCCAGAAGTGATAGCACAATTATTTTTTTCATTTATTCGATCCAATCCTTAGCCAGAAAAGTCTTATTGTAAATGATTTCCCAACAAATCTAGTTGTTCTTTGCATACCAGAAATGGGAGTTTACAACGTCAATATAGCTTTTAAGAATAGTCTTATGTGCGTTTAATTGCGACCACAAATTTTGACAGTCTTTTTTCTCAAATTTAAAGAGTGTAATAATTACTCTATGAAATTATCCCTACGATGACCGTAGCGTATTTTCGGGGGCTAAAGGATGTTCAGAAAAGGGTTTTCACTACTCATGCTGATCGGCGCGCTGTTCTCAGGACAAGTGATGGCGGAGCACAAAGGACATAAATTTCTGTATGTGAAAAACGCCGACCATCAGCTTCGACATGAAGCTGACAGCGACGAGTTACGCAGTGAGGCCGAGGAGTCTGCGGAGGGGTTGCGCGAACACCATGCCTGGCAGAAATCGCGCAAACCGGATACCCACTTTCCGGGTTAGCTGCCTTTACGCTTCGGCAGGGTTTTCATCAAATCGTCCGGGCTGACGGACGCCACAATGCTGCCCGGTGGTGGCATTTTAAAGATGTGATTCTTCATCTTGCCGATAACGTGCATTTCACACGGACGGCAGTCAAACTTCAGCGTCAGCACTTCATCGCCATTCACCAGCTGCATCGGCGTCGCTTTCCAGCTTTTAATATTGCCTTTCGCCTGTTTCGGGCAAAGGTTAAAGGCAAAGCGCAGGCAGTGTTTGGTGATCATCACCGGGACATCGCCCTTCTCTTCATGCGCTTCATACGCGGCGTCAATCAGCTGCACGCCGTGACGATGATAAAACGCGCGCGCCTTGTGGTTGTAAACGTTCGCCAGGAAGGAGAGATGGGTGTCCGGGTAGACCGGCGCAGGCACCGCTTCGGCCTTACGGCTGCCGCGCGGATAGTTAGCCAGACGGGCTTCATCCAGCATCTCGGCCGTTTCACGGCGGAACTGGTTCAGCAGGCTGTTCGGCACAAACAGCGCATCCGGCAGGTTCACCTCAATATTACGCGCGTAATAGATGGTCTGCCCCAGCTTCGCCACGCCATCCTTAAGGCTGTTGAGCGCTTTCTCCGCATTGTTCGCCACCTCGAACAGGCCGTCGAGGGTATGCGTGACGCTGATACCGTCTTCACAGGTCATGGTCAGGATCAGCTGCTCTTCCCAGCCCCCCAGCGCGATATCCACCGCAATGCGGCGCTCGCTGGAGGTTTTGAGCAAGGCCTGCTGCCAGTTGTGGTCCAGGTTACGGTTCAGCGCCGCGTTGGGACGCGCTTTGTAGAGATCGGCTGGCATTTCGTTCGGCCAGACGCGATAGCGATTTTCGCCGGTTTTCTCCACCGTATTGGCGCGGAAACCCACCACTTCACGTTTGATCATCACGTTGAGACCATCGCCGTTCGCCAGCGGCTCTGTCACCTGAACGTCAAGATGGTCTTTCGCCACTTTCAGCACTTCACCTACCGGCAGGCCGATAAACTTTGGTGAATCAAACGCGCCGATATCCCCTTTGCGCGCATTGACAAAATAATCCGTACTGCCGCGGTGGAAGGTTTTATCCGTAGACGGAATAAAGAAATGCTCTGTACGTCCGGCGGAGGCGCGCGCCAGATCCCCGCGATCGTCGATGATGGTATCCAGCATCTGGCGATAATGCGCGGTGATATTTTTCACATAGCTCATGTCTTTGTAGCGCCCTTCAATTTTGAAGGAGCGTACCCCGGCGTCGATCAGCGCGCCGAGGTTCGCCGTCTGATCGTTATCTTTCATCGACAAGAGGTGTTTTTCGAACGCCACCACGCGGCCCTGATCGTCTTTCAGGGTATACGGCAGACGGCAGGCCTGGGAGCAATCTCCCCGGTTAGCGCTGCGCCCCGTCTGGGCGTGGGAAATGTTGCACTGACCGGAATAGGCCACGCACAGCGCGCCGTGGATAAAGAATTCAATCGTCGCGTCGGTTGCCTGGTGGATATCGCGGATCTGATTGAGGTTCAGCTCGCGCGCCAGAACAATCTGCGTAAATCCGACGTCCGAGAGAAACTTCGCCTTCTCAACGGTGCGGATATCGCACTGGGTGCTGGCGTGAAGCTCAATCGGCGGGATATCCAGTTCCAGAACGCCCATATCCTGAACGATCAGGGCGTCAACGCCGGTCTGGTAGAGATCGGTGATCAGACGCTGCGCAGGCTCCAGTTCATCATCATGAAGAATGGTGTTCAGGGTCACGAACACCTTCGCCCCGAAACGGTGGGCAAACGGTACCAGTTCGGCAATGTCGCGCAGGCTGTTGCTGGCGTTATGACGGGCACCGAAGCCAGGGCCGCCAATGTAGACGGCATCTGCACCGTGAAGAATGGCTTCACGGGCAATGGCGGCGTCGCGGGCCGGGCTTAGCAGTTCAAGATGATGGGAGTGCAGGCGCATACTTCGTCGTTATCCGTTATGGTCAAAATGGCGGCTATTGTAGTCAGAAGTCTGTGTCAGTGAAACCGTTTTGCGACGCTTTAGCGGGGATAATGGATCAGAGAGTGAAAATGCACCGTCCGGGCGCTGCTGTTGCGGTACGCGTGCGGTTTATCGCCAGCAAAACGCGCACCCGAATCAGCTTGAATCGTCCGCCAGATACCGTCGATTTGCATGTCCAGAACACCGCTTATCACTACCACGTGTTCAATCACCCCGGCTTCGTGCGGCGTGGACTCGCTCAGCGCGCCGGGCGACAGCGTGATGGAGAAATGGTCAAACTTAAGCTGGTCGTCCCAGGGGAAAAGCGGTTTCACCACCATCGCCTGCTGCTGCGGATCGAACACCGCCTGCGGGTCGCTCTCTGGGGTGATAAATGCCGAAAAAGGCACGTTCAGCCCGGTTGCGATTTTCCACAAGGTAGAGACCGTCGGGCTGGACTCGTTGCGTTCGATTTGCCCAAGCATCGCTTTCGATACGCCCGTCTCTTCCGCCAGTTTCGACAGGCTCCAGCCCCGCGCCTGGCGCAGCGCTTTCAGTGTGGTTGCAAGGTGTTGCGTTATGTCCATGGTTCCTCCCGTTGCGACAAAGCATACCACTTGTACGCTATAGCGCACAGTGATACCTTACCCCGGACGTTATAACGCACAACGGAGTTTTCATGCGATCGACTACCTCTCTCTTTCCTGCCGTACTGGCCGGTTTTGTTGCCGTGCTGGTGGGTTATGCCAGCTCTGCCGCCATTATCTGGCAGGCCGCGGCCGCGGCTGGCGCCAGTTCACAGCAAATCGCAGGATGGATGACCGCGCTGGGGCTAGGAATGGGGATCAGCACGCTGGCATTGTCGTGGTGGTATAAAGCCCCCGTGCTCACCGCCTGGTCGACCCCCGGCGCGGCGCTGCTCGCCACCAGCCTGCAAGGCGTCACGCTGGCGGAAACCATCGGGGTCTTTATATTTGCCAATGCACTGATTCTGCTGTGCGGCGTCACCGGCCTGTTTGCCCGATTGATGAAACTGATCCCGCATTCGCTTGCCGCCGCCATGCTGGCAGGCGTGTTGTTACAGTTTGGCCTGAAGGCATTCAGCAATCTTGAGGGTCAAGGTGTTCTTTGTGGCAGTATGTTGGCCGCCTGGCTGGTGGCTAAAGCCGTGGCACCCCGGTACGCCATTGTCGCCACGCTGCTGGTCGGGATCCTTGTGGCCTGGGCCGGAGGTGACGTTGTCACGGATAAGATGACATTATCGGTAGTGATGCCGGAATTCATTGCCCCTGCGTTCACGTTCACCAGCATGATTAGCATCGGCTTACCCTTCTTCCTGGTGACCATGGCCTCGCAGAATGCGCCCGGCTTCGCCACCATGCAGGCATCGGGCTATCCGCTGCCGGTCTCACCGCTGATCGTTGCCACCGGCGGGCTGGCGCTGCTGTTGTCTCCCTTCGGCGTTTATTCTGTCTGCATCGCCGCCATCACCGCCGCCATCTGCCAGAGCCAGGACGCCCATCCGGATGCCAGTAAACGCTGGCTGGCCGCGGCGGCGGCTGGCGGGTTTTATCTGCTGGCTGGGGTGTTCGGCGGGTCAATTTCCGGGCTGATGGCCGCCCTGCCGCTGAGCGGGGTCCAGACGCTGGCCGGGCTGGCCCTGCTCGGCACTATCAGCGGGAGTTTGTATCAGGCACTGAACCATGAAGCAGAACGTGACGCGGCAATCGTCACCTTCCTGATGACCGCCAGCGGCGTCACGATCCTGGGGATTGGCTCCGCCTTCTGGGGGCTGGTGCTGGGTGGGATCTGTTACGCCGTCCTCTCACGCCTTCGCCGCGCGTAGCTGTGACGGCGTAATGCCGGTCATGCTGCGAAAACGGTTACTGAAATGGCTGGCGGAGTTAAATCCGCAGGCCAGCGCGATGTCGGTGAGCGGCGTGGTTGTGTGCTGCACCAGCGCTTTGGCCTTCTCCATGCGGCGCTGCATGACGTACTGATGCGGCGCCAGCCCCATCGACTGGCGGAACATCCGCGCAAAATGATACTCACTGAGTGCCGCCTGGCCTGCCAGTTCCGCCAGCGTTAAGGGTTGCGCCAGATTTTCTTCGATAAAGGCCAGCACGTTACGCAGCACAAACGGCGATAACCCGCCGGTCACCACCGGCAGCTTCCACTGCACGCTGGAATAGTGCTGGACCAGATGCGTCAGCAATAAGGTCGACGCGGTGCTCAGGGTGAGCTGATTGGCGTTCTGCTGCCAGTCGCAGCCGAGCAAAAACTGGCGATAAAGGGCGGTGATTTTCGGATCGCTGCCGAAGATTTTTTCCTCCAGCGTCAGCGATAGCGGACGTTTATCCCAGATTTTCTCCCCCACATCCCGCAGATGTTCATCGGTACAGTAGAGGTGCACGAACGACAGGTCATCACGAATATCCCACGTGGATTCGCTCTCTTCCGGCATCAGACAAAAACGGTCCGGCCCGCCGCCATTTTTCCAGCCACCCGGCGTTTTTTGATAGCTTTCATAGCCATCCGCCACGTACAGGCTAAGGGTGTGATGGTTGCTTTTCACGGTGATCGTGTCGTGCTTGTTGTACCACGCCGCCAGTTGAATGCCAGTATTGAGCGCGACGGTTTCCCGCAGCACCGCATTTTGTTGGCGTAACGTTTCAAAGGTGTCGTAAACGAGAGACATGGCCGTAAACAGGTGATTAATCAGACTGTCAGTCTAAGAAGTGTTGCAGCCTGTTACCAGCGTTCGCATGAGAAAAAAGCGCAAGAATTTGCAAGTCCGGCGCAAACCGATGAAAGCCGCTTTCCTTCTCTTTCGCCACACTGTTGTTTTTCGCGGTATGAGAAGAGAGAAACCATGAACGCATTACTCTATGGGCTGGTCGTTGTGATCTGGGGCACGACCTGGATCGCCATTTTTTTGCAACAGGGGCCGGTTGCAGCGCCTGTCTCCATTTTCTGGCGCTTCGCCGTGGCCAGCGCCACGATGATGATCGTCCTGGTCGCCCTTCGCCGACTGCGCAGGCTGGCGCTGCGGGATCACCTCTACTGCATGCTTCAGGGCTGCTGCGTTTTCTGTTTCAACTTCTGGTGCTTTTACACCGCCGCCGCCCATATCAATACCGGCCTTGAGTCGGTGATTTTCTCAATGGCCGTGCTGTATAACGCCATCAACAGCTTTATCTTCTTCGGTCAACGTCCACCCGCCCGGTTTTGGACGGCGGCAGCGCTGGGGCTTATCGGGATCATTACCCTGTTCTGGAACGATCTGCTCGCCAGCGGCTGGAGCGCGTCGTTGCTTACGGGCATCGGGCTTTCCGCTCTTGGCACCTACGGCTTCTCGCTGGGGAATATGATCAGCATGCGTCATCAGCGAAACGGGCTGGAAACCATGACCACCAACGCCTGGGCGATGCTGTATGGCACCGTCGTGATGGGCCTTATCGCTCTCTTCAGGGGCGAAAGCTTTATGCCGGAATGGACGGTGAGCTATATGGGGGCGCTGCTCTATCTTGCGCTGTTTGGCTCGGTGATTGCGTTCGGCGCCTACTTTACGCTGGTGGGCCGCATTGGTCCCGGTAAAGCCGCATACAGTACCCTGCTGTTCCCGCTGGTGGCGCTGTCGATTTCAACGGTGTATGAGGGCTACGTGTGGCATCTCAATGGGATCGTGGGCCTGCTGTTGATTCTGGGGGGGAATATGGTGATGTTTACCAAACCAGAAACCTGGTTCCGGCGCCTGCGGACGGCATAAAAAAACGGCCTGCGAACAAGCAGGCCATCATCGTTATTTCGCCGTCGGATGAACGTCAAACATGGTGGCATCGGTCGCCATGTCATCCACAACCTGTTTCAGGGTTGCGAAGCCCATCGGCGTATTTTCGTTTGCCAGCTCTTTCCCTTCGCCTTTACGAACAACCTTAACAACCGGTTTGTTCGTGGCCGCGTCAATTAACTCACCCTCGAAGAACAGATGCGTATCCATGGTGCGATGACCAGTTGCCATCTGCGTACCCGCGACCAGTAGCGCCACTGGCACGACCTCATAGAACTGCAAACCTTCTTTGTCTGAACTCACACCCGTGATGGCACCGCGGAAGATCAGGCTATGTTTGCCTGGCGTCGTCACAATCGGCTTACGCTGGCCAATCGCGGTTTTCAGTTTGTTATTGGTATAACTCAGCAGCTCATCAAGCGTTTTTTGCCCAATCTGGGTGGACGGTTGTGGCTTTGGATAATACGAGATCGGCGTCCAGATAATGCTGTCGTAATTCGCCGGGTTATATGAAGGATCAACCCAACGCAGCGTCGGTTTAC is a window of Enterobacter hormaechei ATCC 49162 DNA encoding:
- the urtA gene encoding urea ABC transporter substrate-binding protein, with amino-acid sequence MHRRTFIKAFALSASVVAMGMSFGVQAAETIKVGIMHSLSGTMAISETPLKDVALMTIDEINAKGGVLGKKLEPVVVDPASNWPLFAEKARQLLSQDKVAVVFGCWTSVSRKSVLPVFEELNGLLFYPVQYEGEEMSPNVFYTGAAPNQQAIPAVEYLMSEDGGSAKRFFLLGTDYVYPRTTNKILRAFLHSKGVEDKDIEEVYTPFGHSDYQTIVANIKKFSTGGKTAVVSTINGDSNVPFYKELANQGLKATDVPVVAFSVGEEELRGIDTKPLVGNLAAWNYFESVDNPTNQTFVAAYRAYAKAHKLPNADTVVTNDPMEATYVGLHMWAQAVEKAGTTDVDKVRAAMAGQSFNAPSGFTLTMDATNHHLHKPVMIGEIEGNGQFNVVWQTEQPVRAQPWSPFIAGNDKKPDQPMKTASN
- a CDS encoding benzoate/H(+) symporter BenE family transporter, with the protein product MRSTTSLFPAVLAGFVAVLVGYASSAAIIWQAAAAAGASSQQIAGWMTALGLGMGISTLALSWWYKAPVLTAWSTPGAALLATSLQGVTLAETIGVFIFANALILLCGVTGLFARLMKLIPHSLAAAMLAGVLLQFGLKAFSNLEGQGVLCGSMLAAWLVAKAVAPRYAIVATLLVGILVAWAGGDVVTDKMTLSVVMPEFIAPAFTFTSMISIGLPFFLVTMASQNAPGFATMQASGYPLPVSPLIVATGGLALLLSPFGVYSVCIAAITAAICQSQDAHPDASKRWLAAAAAGGFYLLAGVFGGSISGLMAALPLSGVQTLAGLALLGTISGSLYQALNHEAERDAAIVTFLMTASGVTILGIGSAFWGLVLGGICYAVLSRLRRA
- a CDS encoding DMT family transporter, encoding MNALLYGLVVVIWGTTWIAIFLQQGPVAAPVSIFWRFAVASATMMIVLVALRRLRRLALRDHLYCMLQGCCVFCFNFWCFYTAAAHINTGLESVIFSMAVLYNAINSFIFFGQRPPARFWTAAALGLIGIITLFWNDLLASGWSASLLTGIGLSALGTYGFSLGNMISMRHQRNGLETMTTNAWAMLYGTVVMGLIALFRGESFMPEWTVSYMGALLYLALFGSVIAFGAYFTLVGRIGPGKAAYSTLLFPLVALSISTVYEGYVWHLNGIVGLLLILGGNMVMFTKPETWFRRLRTA
- the ftrA gene encoding transcriptional regulator FtrA: MPENSKKMTNLSHPSPRAVVLAYDGLCTFEFGVAVEIFGLPRPEMGEEWYQFAVASVDDGELRATGGIRIIADGDLRLLETADVVIVPGWRGLDEPVPEALCQALRAAHARGCQLLSICSGVFVLAASGLLNGRKATTHWRYTQALKTRYPAITVVEDVLYQDEGDILTSAGSAAGIDLCLHVVRRNYGMEAANRVARRLVIPPHRDGSQTQQLSRPVAQLRESQRLGQLFDYLHQHLAVSHTVESLALRVGMSQRTFLRRFQDATGTTPARWLLTARLQRVKDYLENSRLSIDNIAEQTGFGQSATLRHHFRQQFALSPAQYRKKFLQPG
- a CDS encoding rhodanese-like domain-containing protein, with translation MSYVTEFPAAEPQEAVGHFLRRLSVETDCADVHHAVSSGEQDFVLLHVVGKPEHFARRHLPGALHLPWSQITAERMKAWPEETLFVVYCAGPHCNGADRAALKLARLGLPVKIMLGGMTGWEDEEFAFAGSASSAL
- a CDS encoding DUF2554 family protein; amino-acid sequence: MFRKGFSLLMLIGALFSGQVMAEHKGHKFLYVKNADHQLRHEADSDELRSEAEESAEGLREHHAWQKSRKPDTHFPG
- a CDS encoding helix-turn-helix domain-containing protein — its product is MDITQHLATTLKALRQARGWSLSKLAEETGVSKAMLGQIERNESSPTVSTLWKIATGLNVPFSAFITPESDPQAVFDPQQQAMVVKPLFPWDDQLKFDHFSITLSPGALSESTPHEAGVIEHVVVISGVLDMQIDGIWRTIQADSGARFAGDKPHAYRNSSARTVHFHSLIHYPR
- a CDS encoding helix-turn-helix domain-containing protein, translated to MSLVYDTFETLRQQNAVLRETVALNTGIQLAAWYNKHDTITVKSNHHTLSLYVADGYESYQKTPGGWKNGGGPDRFCLMPEESESTWDIRDDLSFVHLYCTDEHLRDVGEKIWDKRPLSLTLEEKIFGSDPKITALYRQFLLGCDWQQNANQLTLSTASTLLLTHLVQHYSSVQWKLPVVTGGLSPFVLRNVLAFIEENLAQPLTLAELAGQAALSEYHFARMFRQSMGLAPHQYVMQRRMEKAKALVQHTTTPLTDIALACGFNSASHFSNRFRSMTGITPSQLRAAKA
- a CDS encoding peptidase U32 family protein, translated to MRLHSHHLELLSPARDAAIAREAILHGADAVYIGGPGFGARHNASNSLRDIAELVPFAHRFGAKVFVTLNTILHDDELEPAQRLITDLYQTGVDALIVQDMGVLELDIPPIELHASTQCDIRTVEKAKFLSDVGFTQIVLARELNLNQIRDIHQATDATIEFFIHGALCVAYSGQCNISHAQTGRSANRGDCSQACRLPYTLKDDQGRVVAFEKHLLSMKDNDQTANLGALIDAGVRSFKIEGRYKDMSYVKNITAHYRQMLDTIIDDRGDLARASAGRTEHFFIPSTDKTFHRGSTDYFVNARKGDIGAFDSPKFIGLPVGEVLKVAKDHLDVQVTEPLANGDGLNVMIKREVVGFRANTVEKTGENRYRVWPNEMPADLYKARPNAALNRNLDHNWQQALLKTSSERRIAVDIALGGWEEQLILTMTCEDGISVTHTLDGLFEVANNAEKALNSLKDGVAKLGQTIYYARNIEVNLPDALFVPNSLLNQFRRETAEMLDEARLANYPRGSRKAEAVPAPVYPDTHLSFLANVYNHKARAFYHRHGVQLIDAAYEAHEEKGDVPVMITKHCLRFAFNLCPKQAKGNIKSWKATPMQLVNGDEVLTLKFDCRPCEMHVIGKMKNHIFKMPPPGSIVASVSPDDLMKTLPKRKGS
- a CDS encoding cobalamin-independent methionine synthase II family protein, encoding MQRHHAPYRADVVGSFLRPDAIKQARLQFARGEIDAGQLRAVEDEAIRHVVEQQCACGLHVVTDGEFRRAWWHFDFFDGLQGVERYDSQQGIQFNGVQTKAHGVRVTGKLGFGDHPMLDDFRYLKSISGNAQPKMTIPSPSVLHFRGGRKDIDATVYPDLDVYFDDLATTWRDAIRAFYDAGCRYLQLDDTVWAYLCSDDQRRQIRERGDDADELARIYARVLNKALEGKPDDLTIGLHVCRGNFRSTWISEGGYEPVAEVLFGTVNVDAFFLEYDNDRSGDFAPLRFIRPGKQQVVLGLITTKHGELENPEGVKARLEEAAQYVAKEQICLSPQCGFASTEEGNSLSEAQQWDKVRLVTQIASDVW